From the Pseudomonadota bacterium genome, one window contains:
- a CDS encoding 1-(5-phosphoribosyl)-5-[(5-phosphoribosylamino)methylideneamino] imidazole-4-carboxamide isomerase produces MKALFAMDLMDSKTVRLKKGDFDKVTVYSENPVKKIEEMIQQGARDFHIIDLDGARTGQRTHHEIIKEIRLKVDGYMEAGGGIRNEGDIKFYCEWGLDGVIVGTRALEDDAFFKSLSMFRNIVLGLDLLDGKPMVRGWKTAVNKDIKQILEESEQAGIMAILSTSIARDGMLSGPDYEGMKNMLSMTKIPVIASGGVTHIDDVKRLKDMGAWAVILGKAVYEGLIKIEEAVKYAD; encoded by the coding sequence ATGAAGGCGCTCTTTGCCATGGATCTTATGGACAGCAAAACCGTACGCCTCAAGAAAGGAGATTTCGATAAGGTAACGGTATACAGCGAAAACCCTGTCAAAAAGATCGAAGAGATGATACAGCAGGGGGCACGGGATTTCCACATCATTGACCTCGACGGCGCGAGAACAGGTCAACGTACCCATCATGAGATTATAAAAGAGATAAGGCTCAAAGTGGATGGGTACATGGAAGCAGGCGGAGGCATCAGAAATGAGGGAGATATTAAATTCTACTGCGAATGGGGTCTGGATGGAGTGATTGTGGGAACCCGCGCACTGGAGGATGATGCATTTTTTAAGAGCCTTTCAATGTTCAGGAATATCGTGCTCGGGCTTGACCTCCTCGACGGAAAACCCATGGTGAGGGGGTGGAAAACCGCCGTCAATAAAGACATTAAGCAAATCCTTGAAGAATCGGAACAGGCAGGGATAATGGCCATTCTCAGCACGAGTATCGCACGGGACGGGATGCTCTCCGGCCCGGATTACGAAGGCATGAAAAATATGTTAAGCATGACGAAAATTCCGGTTATTGCAAGCGGAGGCGTTACTCATATTGACGATGTAAAGAGACTGAAGGATATGGGTGCGTGGGCTGTCATACTTGGCAAGGCAGTATACGAAGGTCTCATAAAAATAGAGGAAGCAGTGAAATATGCTGACTAA